One genomic window of Carassius gibelio isolate Cgi1373 ecotype wild population from Czech Republic chromosome A10, carGib1.2-hapl.c, whole genome shotgun sequence includes the following:
- the LOC128021221 gene encoding CD209 antigen-like protein C isoform X2, giving the protein MSGHYNEGLDTGSIMDSEGRIEKEVDIYVSAEAVRDMKHKKDKEDFDNQTPKIQTTQHTGSDSVRKRSSRAAVVCLVLLCVLLLTAVIVLCVILTQERQQLISKNENLINEREQLILKNTNLTDEREQLILKNTNLTNEREQLILKIRNLTSELRICVNWTCYQSSFYYMSQEKKNWTESRRYCTERGADLIIINNRQEQDFIHNMSGNGIFYIGLTDREVEGTWKWVDNTTHVLTSGFWAQGEPNGNQQYDEDCVVTVAVPPPEWVNLIGWLDVACNKPFQWICEKRISQFILP; this is encoded by the exons ATGTCTGGGCATTATAATGAAGGTTTGGACACAGGTTCGATAATGGACTCAGAAGGCAGAATAGAGAAGGAGGTTGATATCTATGTGAGTGCTGAGGCTGTAAGAGATATGAAACATAAGAAAGACAAAGAGGATTTTGACAACCAAACACCGAAAATCCAAACAACTCAACACACAG GAAGTGATTCAGTGAGGAAGAGAAGCTCCAGAGCAGCTGTAGTGTGTTTGGTGCtgctgtgtgttcttctgctgactgCAGTCATAGTGCTGTGTGTCATACTCACTCAAGAGAGACAACAGCTCATATCAAAGAATGAAAACCTGATCAATGAGAGAGAGCAGCTAATACTCAAGAACACAAACCTGACCGATGAGAGAGAGCAGCTAATACTCAAGAACACAAACCTGACCAATGAGAGAGAGCAACTAATACTCAAGATCAGAAACCTGACCAGTGAACTTCGGATCTGTG TTAATTGGACTTGCTATCAGTCCAGTTTTTACTACATGTCCcaagagaagaagaactggactgagagcagaagatactgtacagagagaggagcagatctgatcatcatAAACAACAGACAGGAACAA GATTTCATTCACAACATGTCTGGTAATGGTATATTTTATATTGGCCTGACTGACAGAGAAGTGGAGGGCACATGGAAATGGGTTGATAACACCACACATGTTCTCACCTCTGG CTTCTGGGCGCAAGGAGAGCCAAATGGAAACCAACAATATGATGAGGACTGTGTTGTGACTGTAGCTGTGCCTCCACCAGAGTGGGTTAATTTAATAGGGTGGCTTGATGTTGCATGTAATAAACCTTTTCAATGGATCTGTGAGAAGAGGATTTCACAGTTCATTCTGCCATAG